TGATTCCCTGGTTGTTGATGGAAATAAAGTTTCCTTTCCTGCTTTTCTATCAAAAAATCAGCTGTTAGGGGTTACCTTTCCGACAGTGGAGGCCAAGGATCGCGTGATTCATATGCTGAATCTAGCTAAAGCAAATCTTATCGTTTCTAATTCCAATGACCGCACTTTCTATCTCAATGACCGACGTATACATGATACTGCTTCACGATTTCATATTGCGGTAGTTTGCTCTTACTTTACTGAATATTATAAAATTCAATATGCTTCTCATATGCTTGCTCAAGCCTATCGCGATAATAATAGTTTCTTTAGTCCGAGCAAATTTCCTCTGGAGTTGACGTTAAAAATTGCATCGGATAGTGCTTCCTCCGATGCAATTTCTATGGAGGAGAGAGAGCAAATTGCTTACGGAAATTTTAATCGACCGTAAACTAGCGTTTAATGTAATAGGTGTAGCTTATATCATCATCAGTTTTGGCTGATTTTTTCTGCGTATCGAGACTTTCTTTGCGTGTTGGTATGTCTGAGTCATCCTTGGCAAAGAAGGTGCATTGACTTACATTTTTAAAGCCCAAACAATTGGGTTTAGGACGTTCCGTTAGAGCTCCAGCATCACACGTTTTTGTTTGTACGGTGACTGATTTTTTACCGAATTCACCCAAGCCTGTGTAATAAAGTTCTGCTGAGCCGCTATTATCGAGATTGATTGCATCGGTACAGCCGAGTGCCTTAAATAAATCCGCAAACTCCTCGGCGGTGACTCCATAATTGCGATTAGGATTATGGATGACCATTACAACCAGAGTTTTGCCATTATTTTTGTATCCCACGCCGGTGCGAGGCAATCGATTTGAATGATTATTATTTAAATCAGGGGTTTTTTGTTGCGCTTGATCCTGGAGAATAATAAATCCTGATACGGCATTTTTCTGATTATAAAAATCGGGATTTTTTTCTGAATTATCATCAATTTGACTATGTGCAATGATCTCCGCTTTTTTAGTTGATGCATCAAAAGTAATCGTATCTAGGCCAACATTTTCTTGATCAAGCACTTTGTGGGTAGATACCAACTCACCCTTACTCAGGGATAACCCAATAAGATAGGTACGTGCTTGTTGTCTAGGGTTGATTTTTTCTCCCTCGTTTGGCACACCGGTGGTCCATACATTAAACCAGTTTGCATTGACTAATAAATCGGGTTGCTCCATGTCGGGGTGTCCTTCTTGCCAATGGTCACGCCATTCTTTTAAGGTGAATAAGGGGGCATCAAACTGGCCGCCTTTGTAAGGTTGACCATAGCGATCAGGAAAGAGAGGTCCATTGGGTACAAATGTCTGATATTCAGATAATGGAATTTCAGCAAAATAACCTTGAATATGCTCACGGTGTGGATTTTTACTCAAAAGTTCATCGAAACGTGCCAAAGATCGTATGTCTTGCACCTCAGTCGCTTTCGTAATGCGGCTGATTTTTTCATTGACGGCATCAGTTTTTGTTTTAGATTGCTTGCTGAACACAGATTAACCTCACTGTGGTTTAACTATAATGCATTAAATGATAGTATTTTTTTATTAAGGAATTATTAAAAATAGGCTTAATAGGTCATTTTATTAGCATAATTTGCTGTTTTATTTATCATTTGATACAGATTATGACCAAAAAATTGCGATGTGGCGAAAAATCCATGTTAACAGCATGGATTTTTCAAGGCGCTTCTATTGAGAGGGAGGTAAAATGCTTAAAAAGAAGGGCTATAAAATTTGAAAGGTGAAGGTTTTTTCTCAATCTGTTGAGTTAACTCACTGACTTTTTGTTGCAGTTCAGCAATTAGTTTTTGTTGCGTGTCGAGCATGGCTTTTTGCTTTTCTGCTCGTGCAAGTGTTCTTTTATATTGAAAGCAGAGTAAATAAATAGCCAGCATTTGTTTGGAAGAAACGCTTTCTGATTTTATTTGTTTTTCTTGCTCTTGTGTTGATATTGAATTCAGTTTCTCTTCATATTCTAAATTTGTTTTTTTATAATCAGCAACTTGCGCGAATAATTCAGGCACTAAAAAAGTATGCTGATGTTCGTTGCAAATTTGTTTTGCTATGTTTTTAAGATCTTCATTTGAAGAGTGTGTAGTGATTTTGAATGGTTTTAAAACGCCAACTTTTAAAATCTCTCCTGAATTACATAATCCGTCTTCGAAATATCCTTCGATTTTTAAACCAGAAAGAGGAATGGGAACCGCCGGACCATCTGCAGTTTTGCTGTAGGTGACTTTATAAGTTTTTGATTTTGGGGTATCCAATAGTCGCTTGAGATCTATGAGTAATTGAGCAATGTGATTGGTGTATTCTTGTAATTCTATCGATTCAAGTGATTTTTTTTGGTCCAGCAATGCT
This sequence is a window from Legionella cherrii. Protein-coding genes within it:
- a CDS encoding phosphodiester glycosidase family protein; its protein translation is MFSKQSKTKTDAVNEKISRITKATEVQDIRSLARFDELLSKNPHREHIQGYFAEIPLSEYQTFVPNGPLFPDRYGQPYKGGQFDAPLFTLKEWRDHWQEGHPDMEQPDLLVNANWFNVWTTGVPNEGEKINPRQQARTYLIGLSLSKGELVSTHKVLDQENVGLDTITFDASTKKAEIIAHSQIDDNSEKNPDFYNQKNAVSGFIILQDQAQQKTPDLNNNHSNRLPRTGVGYKNNGKTLVVMVIHNPNRNYGVTAEEFADLFKALGCTDAINLDNSGSAELYYTGLGEFGKKSVTVQTKTCDAGALTERPKPNCLGFKNVSQCTFFAKDDSDIPTRKESLDTQKKSAKTDDDISYTYYIKR